Proteins encoded within one genomic window of Anaerolineae bacterium:
- a CDS encoding 2-oxoacid:acceptor oxidoreductase family protein, with translation MIEIRFHGRGGQGVVVASEVLVTAAFLEGKFVQSFPLFGVERRGAPVMAFARISDKPIRARYSVYTPDHIIILDPTLIEAVNVTEGLREGGWVLINSPHPPSFFQPYFSRYRVATVDASSIAVAHRLGTSTAPIVNTAILGAFSRVTGIVGFESLAKAIEEVVPFKPEDNVAAAREAFEKAVF, from the coding sequence ATGATAGAAATCCGATTCCACGGGCGTGGGGGGCAGGGGGTGGTGGTCGCTTCAGAAGTCCTGGTTACTGCTGCTTTCTTAGAGGGTAAGTTTGTTCAATCTTTTCCCCTCTTTGGTGTGGAAAGGCGAGGAGCTCCCGTTATGGCCTTCGCCAGAATTTCGGATAAACCCATCCGTGCCCGCTATTCAGTCTATACCCCCGACCACATAATAATACTAGACCCGACCCTAATAGAGGCCGTAAACGTCACCGAAGGCCTCAGGGAAGGGGGGTGGGTTCTAATCAATTCGCCACACCCCCCTTCTTTTTTTCAGCCTTATTTTTCTCGCTACAGGGTGGCTACGGTGGACGCAAGCTCCATAGCTGTAGCTCATCGCCTGGGAACCTCCACTGCCCCCATTGTTAACACGGCAATCCTTGGAGCTTTCTCCAGGGTCACGGGAATTGTCGGTTTTGAGTCTCTGGCTAAAGCCATTGAAGAAGTAGTGCCTTTCAAGCCCGAGGATAACGTAGCTGCAGCTCGGGAAGCTTTTGAGAAGGCAGTCTTCTAA
- a CDS encoding NAD(P)-binding protein, translated as MAGKGKIITFRSVEEVPLVPVSLADTLYNKTGGWRYLRPVYEDKRAPCAFNCPSGEDIPVYLGLISQGRFLEAWEVIRFENPFPAVTGRVCPHPCETECNRNHYGGALSIHRLERFVADVVETEGKIPVPSFKPEGPRIAVIGSGPAGLSCAYHLARKGYRVTVFEALPEPGGLMRYGIPDYRLPKDVLMREIALIEALGVEIRTGMKLGGNLSWGDLRDYAAVFLAVGFSRNRPLEIPGENAKGVIPALEFLKTLNLEGPGALRELSGKKVAVIGGGNSAMDAARSALRLGAEVTIYYRRTREEMPAIPAEIEEAEEEGIRMEFLTAPIEVITMNGRAKGARFIRMRLGEPDASGRPRPIPVPGSEFTVDLDYIIPAVGQEADWGFLDGIEELKVERGRIKAELSTLAAHRIFAGGDIVTGFGTVTHAIGSGKRAALAIDRFLRGETLTDFPPFERNVYAVVRPISEVIVRFEDLNLAYYRWEEPLPPKHIPLERRRSSFEEVNVGLSVEEAVKEAGRCFVCGTCVMCDNCLIFCPDRAISRKGNEFGYEIDYDYCKGCGVCVSECPRDALSLKEEILFIGQRREGVRAGG; from the coding sequence ATGGCAGGAAAAGGTAAAATCATTACCTTCCGCAGCGTTGAAGAGGTTCCCCTGGTTCCTGTTTCCTTAGCGGATACTCTTTACAATAAAACTGGTGGATGGCGTTACCTGCGCCCTGTTTATGAGGATAAAAGAGCACCGTGCGCATTCAACTGCCCTTCCGGAGAGGATATTCCCGTCTATCTTGGCCTTATCTCTCAAGGAAGATTTCTTGAAGCATGGGAGGTCATCCGCTTTGAGAACCCCTTCCCGGCTGTGACCGGCCGGGTTTGCCCTCACCCCTGCGAAACGGAATGCAACCGCAATCATTACGGGGGGGCTCTTTCTATCCACCGCCTTGAACGATTTGTAGCAGATGTGGTGGAAACGGAAGGGAAAATACCAGTGCCTTCCTTTAAACCCGAAGGCCCCAGGATTGCTGTAATTGGCTCAGGCCCGGCGGGGTTATCCTGTGCTTACCACTTAGCCCGTAAGGGATACAGGGTTACCGTGTTTGAAGCTCTCCCGGAACCCGGCGGTTTGATGCGCTACGGCATACCCGACTATCGCCTCCCTAAGGATGTGCTGATGCGAGAGATTGCCCTCATAGAGGCCCTTGGAGTGGAAATACGCACCGGGATGAAATTGGGCGGGAACCTCTCCTGGGGGGATTTGCGGGATTATGCCGCCGTCTTTCTGGCGGTAGGTTTCTCCAGAAACCGACCGCTGGAGATTCCGGGTGAAAATGCGAAAGGGGTGATACCAGCTCTGGAATTCCTTAAAACCCTTAACCTCGAGGGGCCTGGAGCCTTGAGAGAGCTATCCGGTAAGAAGGTGGCAGTGATCGGAGGAGGGAACTCGGCTATGGATGCTGCCCGCTCTGCCCTTCGTCTCGGCGCTGAAGTGACCATTTACTACCGGCGAACCAGAGAGGAAATGCCTGCTATCCCCGCCGAGATAGAAGAAGCCGAGGAAGAAGGCATCAGAATGGAGTTCCTCACAGCACCGATAGAAGTTATAACCATGAATGGCAGAGCTAAAGGAGCTCGTTTCATAAGAATGCGTCTTGGAGAGCCTGATGCTTCCGGAAGACCACGCCCAATCCCCGTGCCAGGCTCCGAATTCACAGTGGATCTGGATTACATAATCCCCGCCGTAGGGCAGGAAGCCGACTGGGGTTTCCTGGATGGCATTGAGGAGCTGAAAGTGGAAAGAGGACGGATTAAGGCTGAGCTTTCTACCCTCGCCGCTCACCGCATCTTCGCCGGAGGGGATATTGTCACGGGGTTCGGCACGGTTACCCACGCTATAGGTTCGGGCAAGAGGGCAGCCTTAGCCATAGACCGGTTCCTGAGGGGAGAAACCCTTACGGACTTCCCACCGTTTGAGAGAAATGTCTACGCTGTCGTGAGGCCTATATCCGAAGTCATAGTGCGCTTTGAGGATTTGAACCTTGCCTACTACCGGTGGGAAGAGCCTCTGCCTCCAAAGCATATCCCTCTTGAAAGAAGGCGTTCCTCCTTTGAAGAGGTAAACGTTGGCCTCAGTGTGGAGGAGGCCGTCAAAGAAGCTGGAAGGTGCTTCGTATGTGGGACCTGCGTAATGTGCGATAATTGCCTTATCTTCTGCCCCGACAGGGCTATAAGCCGGAAGGGCAATGAATTCGGTTACGAGATAGATTACGATTACTGCAAAGGTTGCGGGGTATGCGTCAGTGAGTGCCCCCGCGATGCTTTATCGCTTAAAGAGGAAATATTGTTTATAGGTCAAAGGCGAGAAGGCGTTCGCGCGGGTGGGTAA
- the porA gene encoding pyruvate ferredoxin oxidoreductase, with product MKKVITGNRAVAYGAKLSRVQVIAAYPITPQTTIIEYLADLCASGELKAEFIKVESEHSALAACVGASVTGARTFTATSGQGLLLMHEIIHWAAGARLPVVMAVVNRAIAPGWNIWTEQNDTLSQRDTGWMQFYTESNQEVLDTVIQAYKVAERVSLPAMVILDAFVLSHTSEIVDIPPQEMVDEYLPPYQPQYKLDVDDPKAFGGLVYPADWTELRYKIQQAHQQAIEVAREADREYGELFGRSYGLVEKYPQDEAEVILVTSGTVTSTARDVIDHWRARGQKVSLLKVRLFRPFPVEDLRRALEGAEKVAVIDRNFSFGHGGIFAQEIKSALYMNSHRPTLFSFIAGLGGRDITPATVEKVLNYTVSRDRPEEEAIWIDLKK from the coding sequence ATGAAAAAAGTGATAACAGGCAATAGAGCCGTGGCTTACGGTGCCAAACTTTCAAGGGTTCAGGTCATAGCTGCTTATCCCATTACCCCCCAAACCACCATTATTGAATACCTGGCCGATTTATGTGCCAGTGGAGAGCTTAAAGCTGAATTTATCAAAGTAGAGTCGGAGCATTCAGCTCTGGCAGCATGTGTGGGAGCTTCGGTTACAGGGGCCAGGACTTTCACCGCTACCTCTGGACAGGGCCTTTTGCTCATGCATGAAATTATCCATTGGGCGGCAGGGGCTCGCCTCCCTGTAGTCATGGCTGTCGTCAACAGGGCAATTGCTCCAGGCTGGAACATATGGACCGAACAGAACGATACCCTCTCTCAACGGGATACCGGCTGGATGCAATTCTACACTGAGAGCAATCAGGAGGTTCTTGACACGGTGATCCAGGCTTACAAAGTGGCCGAAAGGGTTTCCCTCCCAGCCATGGTCATCTTGGACGCTTTCGTCCTTTCCCACACTTCTGAAATTGTGGACATTCCACCTCAGGAAATGGTGGATGAATATCTGCCGCCCTATCAGCCTCAGTATAAGCTGGATGTTGACGACCCGAAAGCTTTCGGGGGCCTTGTGTATCCGGCCGATTGGACTGAACTCCGCTACAAGATCCAGCAGGCTCACCAACAAGCTATTGAAGTCGCCAGAGAAGCTGATAGGGAATATGGCGAGCTCTTCGGTCGTTCCTATGGTTTGGTGGAAAAATATCCTCAGGATGAGGCTGAGGTAATTCTGGTAACCTCCGGCACGGTAACCAGCACAGCTCGGGATGTGATTGACCATTGGCGAGCGAGAGGGCAGAAAGTTAGTCTCCTCAAAGTGCGGCTTTTCCGGCCTTTCCCGGTTGAAGATCTGCGCAGGGCCCTTGAGGGGGCTGAAAAGGTAGCGGTTATTGACCGAAATTTCTCTTTCGGGCACGGTGGAATTTTCGCTCAGGAGATAAAATCTGCCCTTTACATGAATTCCCATCGTCCGACCCTTTTCTCCTTTATAGCGGGCCTTGGGGGCCGGGATATAACCCCCGCTACCGTAGAAAAGGTGCTAAATTACACCGTTTCCCGCGACCGTCCGGAGGAAGAGGCCATCTGGATTGACTTGAAAAAATGA